AAACACAGACTTCCCAACACCTGTTGTTGAATCTGGTGGTTCTTCTGCTGGCCTCAAAAAATTCTGCCAAGGCCTTGGCGAAGACACAATCGACGTTGCAAACGCTAGCCGCAAGATCAAGGACGCCGAGATCAAAGCCTGCGCCGAAGCTGGTGTAACGGACATCATCGAAGTGCGTATCGGCTATGACGGTATCGTTTTCGCTTCTGACATCGATGGGGAAACCTTCGAATTTACCCCTGCAGATTGGTACAACGCTCTGTCCGACACCATCTTGGTTGACGGCGCAATGGTTGCGAACCCAAACACGACTTGGACAGACGTAAACGCGGCTTTCCCCGCGCAAAAACTCGCAGCCTTCATCCCAGGTACAAAGCACGGTACCCGCGAAGTCTTTGAGGAAAAAGTGATCCTTGCAGGCTGTGAAGAAACAGGCGCATTTGAGGTTCTCAAAGCTGCCAACGGCGACGACAAAAAAGCCGCTGAAAAAGCTTGTATGGCGATCCGTACCGACGGTGTGTCCGTAGACATTGACGGTGATTACACCGAGACCCTCGCACGCATCGAAAGCAACAAAGACGGCATCGGCGTGTTCGGCCTCGCATTCTACGAAAACAACACAGACAAGCTGCAAGTTGCAACAATGTCCGGCGTTGCCCCTTCAACAGAAACCATCTCGACTGGCGAATACCCCGTGTCGCGTCCTTTGTACTTCTACATCAAAAAAGCGCACATCGGCGTAATCCCTGGCCTCAAAGAATACGCTGAATTCTTCGTATCCGACGAGATCGCGGGCTCCGACGGCCCCCTCTCCGAGTACGGTCTTGTTGCCGATCCTGATCTTGCTACAACTCAAGAATTGATCGCCACTGAAGGCACATTGGGGATGTAATCCCCTTAGGAGCTGCCCAATCGTGGGCGGCTCCTTTCTTATTTGACGGAATGAATATGCCGGTATTTTGGATAATCATCACGATCCTTGCGCTCTCGGCCCTTGGCTACATGTTGGGGCGTAAACGCGCCCTCGCGTCCGCCAACGGGAGTTCAAAGCTCCTCCATTCGCTCCCGATCTATTACGGGAGTTTCGCAGCAGGCACGGCGTTTCTCTCGGGGATTTTTGTTTTGCTGGCTTGGCTTTTCCTCCAGCCATTCTTTGTCGAAAACGCAGTTAAATCCTCCCTAGAAACTCAACTCCTTGATGCGGGTGCCGCGAGCAGCTTGGTCCTAAGCGACGTGCACCGCATAGCGGACGGGCTTGATTCAGCCGTTGCACGCGGCGTGTTGGATTGGGAGGCGTCGCATACGCTTTCTGGCACACCAGAGGCGCTCAAGGACACACTCGGATCATACGGCGTGGCCGTTGGGCAAGCGGTCGAACCCGCGATCCTTGAAGCCGCACAAGAGATGCGCAAGCTAAGTGCAACCGGCCGGTTTTGGTTGTCTCTCGCGAGCATTGGAGCGACCATTGCGGGGCTGCTTTATGCACTCGGGAAGATCACCAAGGATTTCCGCGCCCGCAACCGCGTAGAAGCCGCCATCAAACTGATGTTGATTTTTTCAGCCTCCATCGCGATCTTCACCACGGCGGGCATCGTGCTTTCCATGTTGTTTGAAACCCGCAATTTCTTCTTTCAGTACCCGTTCGTTCAGTTCTTCTTTGGAACCAACTGGGCACCGAATTTTCGGGGGGACAGCGACCTTGGTATCCTGCCGCTCCTCTGGGGCACGCTCTATATCAGCTTCATCGCGCTCCTTTTCGCGGTGCCCGTCGGGTTGTTCGCCGCAATCTATATGTCCGAATATGCAGGCCCTAAAACCCGCGCCATTGCCAAACCTCTGATCGAAGTTCTCGCGGGTATTCCGACGATTGTTTACGGCCTGTTTGCTCTGGTGACAGTTGGCCCGATGTTGCGGGATCATTTCGCGCAACCTTTGGGTCTTGGTGAAAGCAGTGCGTCGGTGATGACGGCGGGCCTTGTGATGGGGATCATGCTTATTCCCTTCGTGAGTTCCTTGTCCGATGACATCATCAACGCGGTACCTCAAACCATGCGCGATGCCTCGCTTGGCCTCGGCGCCACAAAGTCCGAAACCATCCGCCAAGTTGTGGTGCCAGCAGCGCTTCCGGGCATTGTCGGCGCGGTTTTGCTCGCGGCCAGTCGCGCCATTGGCGAAACCATGATCGTGGTGATGGGGGCAGGGGCCGCGGCCCGCTTGTCGCTCAATCCCTTTGAGGCCATGACAACCGTCACCGTTAAAATCGTTAGCCAATTGACCGGCGACACCGACTTTGCCAGCCCAGAAACGCTCGTCGCTTTTGCGCTTGGCCTTACCCTCTTTACCATCACGTTGGGGCTGAATGTTATCGCCCTCTATATCGTGCGCAAATATCGGGAACAGTACGAATGAGCGATTTTTCAACCAACCCTCCATCGGCCTCGCTGTATGTGCAAACCGACCGCGTAAAAAAGCGCAACGCGGCTGAAAAACGGTTTCGCTATTACGGAATGGCAGCGATCAGTGTGGGTCTACTTGCCCTCATCATTTTGGTCACCTCGATTGTGAGCAACGGCGCGGGCGCATTTCGCCAGACCTTTATCACGTTGAATGTGGACCTTCTCGAAAGCAAACTCGACAAATCCGGCGTGCGCGATTTGGAGGTGATGAAAAAAGCCTCAACGATCACCTACGCGCCACTCCTGACCACAGCCTTGCTGGAAAAACTGGCAGCAGCAGGCGTCACCGATCTGTCTAAAAAAGAAGCAAGCGGGATGATTTCCAAAGAAGCCCCCGCGCAAGTGCGCAATATGGTGTTGAGCAACCCAAACCTCATAGGCCAAACCATCACAATCAACGTTTTGGCAGATGGTCGGGTCGATGGCTATTACAAGGACCGCGTGTCGCTAGAAAGCGCGGCCTTAGATCAAAACGTCACGCCGGAACAACTCCTCGCCGCAGATGCTTTGAAAAAATCTGGCGATATAGTAACCCGTTTCAATTGGGGCTTCATCACAGCCCCCGACGCCTCAGACCAGCGCCCCGAAGCGGCAGGCCTTGGCGTCGCGATCTTGGGAAGCCTTTATATGATGGGGGTTGTGTTGCTTTTGGCTCTGCCAATTGGGGTCACGGCCAGTATCTATCTGGAAGAATTCGCGCCGAAAAACCGCTGGACCGACCTTATTGAGGTCAACATCAGCAACCTCGCTGCGGTCCCCTCGATTGTGTTCGGTATCCTTGGACTGGCGATTTTCATTAACTTCGCGGGCCTGCCGCAGTCGGCACCAATCGTCGGCGGCTTGGTCCTGACATTGATGACGCTTCCCACGATCATCATCTCGACCCGCGCCAGCCTGAAATCCGTACCGCCAAGCATCCGCGACGCGGCCTTGGGGGTCGGCGCCAGTAAGATGCAAGCCGTCTTCCACCACGTGTTGCCTCTAGCCGCACCCGGCATTCTGACGGGTACGATTATTGGCCTTGCGCAAGCCCTTGGCGAAACCGCGCCCTTGTTACTCATCGGGATGGTGGCTTTTGTGCGGGAATTCCCGGGTGCGCCGCCGGAAGGCCTGTTTGATCCCGCTTCGGCGCTTCCCGTGCAGGTCTATAATTGGACACAACGGGCCGATCCGGCCTTCTTTGAGCGGGCTTCTGGCGCGATTATCGTGCTGTT
This Falsihalocynthiibacter arcticus DNA region includes the following protein-coding sequences:
- the pstA gene encoding phosphate ABC transporter permease PstA; protein product: MSDFSTNPPSASLYVQTDRVKKRNAAEKRFRYYGMAAISVGLLALIILVTSIVSNGAGAFRQTFITLNVDLLESKLDKSGVRDLEVMKKASTITYAPLLTTALLEKLAAAGVTDLSKKEASGMISKEAPAQVRNMVLSNPNLIGQTITINVLADGRVDGYYKDRVSLESAALDQNVTPEQLLAADALKKSGDIVTRFNWGFITAPDASDQRPEAAGLGVAILGSLYMMGVVLLLALPIGVTASIYLEEFAPKNRWTDLIEVNISNLAAVPSIVFGILGLAIFINFAGLPQSAPIVGGLVLTLMTLPTIIISTRASLKSVPPSIRDAALGVGASKMQAVFHHVLPLAAPGILTGTIIGLAQALGETAPLLLIGMVAFVREFPGAPPEGLFDPASALPVQVYNWTQRADPAFFERASGAIIVLLLMLIVINAGAVMLRRRFERRW
- a CDS encoding substrate-binding domain-containing protein; protein product: MSFVKFSVSALALAAASTSASARDQVQVAGSSTVLPYAAIVAEAFGENTDFPTPVVESGGSSAGLKKFCQGLGEDTIDVANASRKIKDAEIKACAEAGVTDIIEVRIGYDGIVFASDIDGETFEFTPADWYNALSDTILVDGAMVANPNTTWTDVNAAFPAQKLAAFIPGTKHGTREVFEEKVILAGCEETGAFEVLKAANGDDKKAAEKACMAIRTDGVSVDIDGDYTETLARIESNKDGIGVFGLAFYENNTDKLQVATMSGVAPSTETISTGEYPVSRPLYFYIKKAHIGVIPGLKEYAEFFVSDEIAGSDGPLSEYGLVADPDLATTQELIATEGTLGM
- the pstC gene encoding phosphate ABC transporter permease subunit PstC, translating into MPVFWIIITILALSALGYMLGRKRALASANGSSKLLHSLPIYYGSFAAGTAFLSGIFVLLAWLFLQPFFVENAVKSSLETQLLDAGAASSLVLSDVHRIADGLDSAVARGVLDWEASHTLSGTPEALKDTLGSYGVAVGQAVEPAILEAAQEMRKLSATGRFWLSLASIGATIAGLLYALGKITKDFRARNRVEAAIKLMLIFSASIAIFTTAGIVLSMLFETRNFFFQYPFVQFFFGTNWAPNFRGDSDLGILPLLWGTLYISFIALLFAVPVGLFAAIYMSEYAGPKTRAIAKPLIEVLAGIPTIVYGLFALVTVGPMLRDHFAQPLGLGESSASVMTAGLVMGIMLIPFVSSLSDDIINAVPQTMRDASLGLGATKSETIRQVVVPAALPGIVGAVLLAASRAIGETMIVVMGAGAAARLSLNPFEAMTTVTVKIVSQLTGDTDFASPETLVAFALGLTLFTITLGLNVIALYIVRKYREQYE